A stretch of DNA from Fodinicurvata sediminis DSM 21159:
TGGGCTGCGGCGACGCTGGTGATCGGCTGGTCCTATCGGGTGATGGCCAGCCGCGGGGTCTTCCTGGCCGGCCTGCTGGCCTCAGTGCTTGGCGGTATCGTGGTGCTCTATGTCTGCGGGATTGTCGGCCTGTCGCTGGTCACGCAGATGCCCTTGATACAGGCCGCAGGTGTGGTCCTGATCTTCATTCCCGGCGACATCATCAAGGCGGTCCTGGCCGCCTTGCTGAATCGGGAGATCCGGCGCGCGCGGCCAGGTTTCGCGGAGTGAAAGTGTTTGCCGGCTGATTCTCAGGCGACGACCGGCAGCGGCGTGATGCGATAGCTGTGGCGAATGCTGCGGTCCGCGGCCGGGTCGTGCAGTTCCATGTGGAATTCCGCCGCCGGCCGCACGCCGCCCTGGACACCGAAGGTGCCGCAGAGCATGGCGGCGGCCTGCTCGCCTGCCGCGGCCAGCAGGCCAGCCCCCTTGATCAACTCCTCCAGAGGACGAATAGAGGCAAGGGTTCCTTCCTGGTACAGGGTCTTCTTGCCGTTCTCGACAATCCAGGAGCGCAGCTGCAATTCGTCCAGGCGCTCGGCAATCGGCGCGAATTCCCAGAGCTCTCCGGCACAGGGCTTTGCGCAGACCTGCTTGGAGTGGGCCACCGAATGGGCTTCCAGAGTGCGGTCGGTATGATCGGAGGCCAGGCCGATGTAGGTCTTGCCGTTGTTTCGCACCAGCAGGGGCTCCACCTCGCCGGAGGTGTTGTCGCCCACCACCTGGATATCCGCCTTCTGGGTCAAGAGATCGGGGGAGACACGATAGTACAGCGGCACGGCCGAGGGCGGCGTGACGCCGATGGCGGCCAATTCCTCGATGTGATGGTCGATGGCCGTACGGTCACGCCCGGTCCAACCGGCAACCGTGCAGTGGGCAATGTCGATCTTCAGGGGGGTGCCATTGCAGGTGAAGTGCATGATATTCCTTCCGGGTCAGATGATGGAGGGTAGCCAGAGCGCCAGGTCCGGCAGCAGGACCAGCAGGGCCACCATCAGCAGCATGACCAGGACGTAGGGTATGGCGCCGACCATGACCTCGCCGAGGTTGCCCTTCTGGCGCGCGCCCTGGACCACGTAGAGATTCAGGCCCACCGGGGGCGTGATCAGCGCCATCTCGATCAGGACGATCAGCAGGATGCCCAGCCACAGCTTGTCGAAGCCCATCTGGGCCATGATCGGCACGATGATGGGGATGGTCGCCACCATCAGGGAGAGCGTCTCGATGAAGAAGCCGAGGACGATGTAGATGCAGATGACCAGCAGCAGAGTGCCCATGGGGCTTAGATCGTAGGCATTGATCAGGCTGGTGAGCTCGCGGCCCAGGCCGGCCGAAGCCAGGGTGAAGTTCAGGAAGTAGGCGCCAATGATGACCAACATGATCATGGCCGTGATTCGCACGGTTCCCAACAGCGACAGGCGCAGCATATCCAGGTTCACACCGCGGTTTCCCGCTGCGATCAACAGGGCCATGGCAACGCCGACGGCAGCGGATTCCGTGGGTGTGGCCCAGCCGGCATAGATCGAGCCGACGACAACGACGAACAGCAGCAGGACCGGCAACAACTGGGTCAGGCTGGCCAGCTTGTCGCGCCAGGAGAAGCTGCGGCTGGGGCCGCCCAGGGAAGGGCGAAACCAGCAGATCACGGCCGTCACCAACACGAAGATGGCGGCCATCAACAGTCCGGGCACCAGTCCCGCCACGAAAAGCTTCGGAATCGAGGTTTCGGTCAGGAAGCCGTAGACGATCAGGTTGATCGAGGGCGGGATAAGGATGCCCAACGTGCCGCCGGCCGCGATGGCGCCAGAGAAGAGGCGCGGATCATACCCCAGCTTCTCGGCCTGCGGCATGGCGACCGTGGCGACCGTGGCGGCGGTGGCCACCGAGGAGCCCGAGGTCGCCGAGAACATGGTCGCGGTGCCGATGTTGGCATGCACCAGGCCGCCCGGCAGCCAGGAAAACCACTTGTCCAGCGCGGCGTAGGTGCGTTCGGCAATACCGCCGCGCACCAGGATCTCACCCAGCAGGACGAAGAAGGGAATGGCGATCAGGGTCGAGCTGTTGGAGGACGACCAGACCACCTGGCCCAGTCCC
This window harbors:
- a CDS encoding biotin transporter BioY, whose product is MEKTVARVALFAALIAALGLVPQIMLPFAGGVPITAQTLGVMLAGLVLGPWRGTLAVLLLIVVVALGAPVLAGGRGGLGVFVGPTVGFLLGWAAATLVIGWSYRVMASRGVFLAGLLASVLGGIVVLYVCGIVGLSLVTQMPLIQAAGVVLIFIPGDIIKAVLAALLNREIRRARPGFAE
- a CDS encoding DUF2848 domain-containing protein, which produces MHFTCNGTPLKIDIAHCTVAGWTGRDRTAIDHHIEELAAIGVTPPSAVPLYYRVSPDLLTQKADIQVVGDNTSGEVEPLLVRNNGKTYIGLASDHTDRTLEAHSVAHSKQVCAKPCAGELWEFAPIAERLDELQLRSWIVENGKKTLYQEGTLASIRPLEELIKGAGLLAAAGEQAAAMLCGTFGVQGGVRPAAEFHMELHDPAADRSIRHSYRITPLPVVA
- a CDS encoding TRAP transporter large permease, translated to MIWFVSLALLVLLALSIPVGIVLFLLGFGIDQFFSGFPLMRGLGQVVWSSSNSSTLIAIPFFVLLGEILVRGGIAERTYAALDKWFSWLPGGLVHANIGTATMFSATSGSSVATAATVATVAMPQAEKLGYDPRLFSGAIAAGGTLGILIPPSINLIVYGFLTETSIPKLFVAGLVPGLLMAAIFVLVTAVICWFRPSLGGPSRSFSWRDKLASLTQLLPVLLLFVVVVGSIYAGWATPTESAAVGVAMALLIAAGNRGVNLDMLRLSLLGTVRITAMIMLVIIGAYFLNFTLASAGLGRELTSLINAYDLSPMGTLLLVICIYIVLGFFIETLSLMVATIPIIVPIMAQMGFDKLWLGILLIVLIEMALITPPVGLNLYVVQGARQKGNLGEVMVGAIPYVLVMLLMVALLVLLPDLALWLPSII